Genomic DNA from Mycobacterium stomatepiae:
GCGCCGCGCTTACCATCTCACATCAACTCCTGCGATACAGGATTATTAACCCGTTGTACGAGAGATTACGGACGTTGTCGAGCGAAGTCAACTCAGAGCTCCCAAGATAAAGATCACATCGACCGCATTGCGGGAATAGATGACTTGCTCCGCGAAGGTCTGCGTGCCCAGCACGATCGCCAAACCGAGGCGCTCGGCGTCCTCGGTATCGGGTTCCGCGGTGAAGATCATGATGCGCAGGTTGTCTCCGGCGACGACGAGCGTGTCGCAGTCCAGGGCGATGCGCCCGACATCCGGGTGGTCGATGACTTTTCGACGACCGACGTCGTGATGGAGTTCCGGGGATCCCGCGTCCCAGAGCTCCACGAACCGGGGGCTTTGGGCGGACAGCTCGCGAATCAACTGCTTCAACCGTTGATCGGCGGGATAGCGCGACGCCGTCACACGGAGGTCGGCGACCAGCCCGGCCTGCAGTGCGGCACGCTCCTCAGACGTCTGCACAGCGCGGGTTCCGGGGCCAATCAAGTTGCGCCACACACCATTGCGCTCGATCCCCCGCCAATTGGTTGTCGGGCCCATCAGCGCGTCATACGGCGCGTTGGCGATCAGCAGGGTCCAGGTGGCGTCGTAGACGGCCACCGGATTGTTCGCCAACCGGTCGAGCATGCGTTGGACACTCGGGGAAATGCGCGACGAGACGACGCCGTGTCCTGGGGCGACATGCCCAGCCAGCCGGAACAGCAGATCACGCTCGGCGTCCGAGACGCGCAACGCACGGACGAGTGCCTCGACGACCTGGACCGAGGGCGAGGTTGCCCGACCCTGTTCCAGCCTGGTCAAGTAGTCGACGGAGATTCCGGCAAGCCCGGCGAGCTCTTCGCGACGCAGTCCCGCGGCGCGACGGCGCCCTCCGACAGGCACACCGACGGCCGCGGGCGTGACACGGTCGCGCCACTGGCGCACCCTGCGGCCGAATTCCCACGACTCCACCCCTCTACTGTGCGCGACAGGGGCCGCCGGGGAAAGGTCTTGTGGTGGCACTGGCAGTCCTACGACAACCAGACGACTCCCTAAGACTCCGACATCGACCCACACTCGGGCCATGACTTCGATCGCCTCCGGAACCGTATTGCTGACCGGGCCGACCGGCGGACTGGGCAGGTCCACGACGCTGGCGCTCGCGAATCGGCCCGCATCCCAACGCCCCGACCTGCTGCTGCTCGGCAGGCTGGGCCAGGCCTTGGCCGAGGTGGCCGACGAGGCCCGAGCGGCGGGCGCGACGGTGTACGAAATCGGCTGCGACCTCTCGTGTTTGGCCGAGGTGCGCGGCGCGGGTCAGCAGGCCAAGGAACTGCTGGACGCCGTCGCGGTGCGCCCGCTGCACGCACTGGTCGCCAACGCGGGCCTCAGCGTCGCCGACACACATACCGCTTCGGCGGATGGCTACGAGCTCACCTTCGCGGTGAATTATCTCGCACACGCACAACTGATCGGCGATCTGCTCGGCTCATTGACAGCTCCGGCCCGCATCGTGCTCCTGGGCTCGAACACCTACCACCAGAACATCTTTCGCCGGATCTTGCACGTGCCCCCGGCGCGTTGGCGTGATCCGATCGAGCTGGCGCAGCCCACCGCCAGGAGCGCGGCGGCGACGTCCGAGCTGTCTTGGACCGCCTACTCCGATTCCAAGCTGGCGTTGATGTACTACGCACACGAATTGCAGCGCCACGCCCCGCATGGCGTCAACGTGATTGTCTTCGAACCGGGATTCATGCCGGGCACCGGTCTGAGCAGAGCGAACGGCCCTACCCTGCAACGAGTAGGGCGTCTGGTGGAGAAGATTCCCGGTGTCTCGTCACCGGTCCGCTCCGGGCCGTTGCTCGCGTCGATCGTCCTCGATCAACGCTGGGCGCATCTGCGCGACGGCGCCTTCGTCCTCAAAGACGAAGAGCGAGAGGTAAAGCCGATCGCGATTGATCCTCGTCGCGAGGCACGGCTTTGGGAGGCGACGGCCGAACTCCTCGATGCGGCCCGGTGAGTGCGCGCTCAGGGCGTTCAGTGCGCGCTCAGGGCGGCGAGTGTGCGCTCAGGGCGCCCTCGACGCGCATTCGACGTCGACGAGGCGAAAGCTAGCGGCGCTTGGCGGATCGCTTTTCGCGTACCCGCACGTTGATGCGAATCGGGCTGCCGGCGAAGCCGAAGGTCTCGCGCAGCCGCCGCTCCAGGAAGCGCCGGTAGCCGGCCTCGAGAAAGCCGGTGGTGAACAGGACGAACGTCGGCGGGCGGGCGGCGGCCTGGGTCGCGAACAGGATACGGGGCTGCTTGCCGCCGCGCACCGGAGGCGGCGTGGCCGCCACGACTTCCTTGAGCCAGGTGTTCAGCGGCCCGGTCGGAATCCGGGCGTCCCACGACGCCAGCGCGGTCTCCATCGCCGGCACCAGCTTCTGGACCGCGCGGCCCGTCTTGGCGGAGATGTTGACCCGCTCCGCCCACTGCAGCTGCGCCAGCTCGCGGTCGATCTCGCAGTCCAGCAGCTCGCGCCGGTCCTCGTCGACCAGATCCCATTTGTTGAACGCCAGCACCAGCGCCCGACCCGCCTCGATCACCATCGAGAGCACCCGCTGGTCCTGCTCGGTCAGCGTCTGCGACGCGTCGATCAAGACCAGCACCACCTCGGCGGAATCGATGGCCGAGTGCGTGCGAACCGAGGCATAGAACTCGTGGCCGCTGGCCTGCCCGACCTTGCGGCGCAGGCCTGCGGTATCGACGAAACGCCAGACCTTGCCGCCCAATTCGATCAGCGAGTCGACCGGATCCACGGTGGTTCCGGCGACGTCGTGCACGACGGATCGCTCGTCGCCGGCCAGCTTGTTCAACAGCGAGCTCTTGCCGACATTGGGCTTGCCGACCAGCGCCACCCGCCGCGGACCGCCGGCCGCCGGGGCCGCCTCGGAAACCTCTGGCAACACGGCCAGCACCTCGTCGAGCAGATCGGCCACACCGCGACCGTGGATCGCGCTGACTGCGTGTGGCTCTCCCAGACCCAGCGACCACAGCTCGGAAGCGTCCGATTCAACCTTCTCGCTGTCAACTTTGTTGGCGGCCAAGAAGACTGGCTTTCCGGAGCGCAGCAGAATGCGGGCGGCGGCCTCGTCCGCGCTGGTGGCCCCGACCGTGGCGTCGACCACCAGGATGATCGCGTCGGCGGTACGCATCGCGACCGACGCCTGCTCGGCCACCAGCTTTTGCAGGCCCTTGGCGTCGGGCTCCCATCCCCCGGTGTCCTGTACGACGAACCGGCGACCGGTCCACAGCGCGTCGTAGAAGACCCGGTCGCGCGTCACTCCGGGAACATCCTGCACCACTGCTTCGCGACGCCCCAGGATCCGATTGACCAGTGTCGACTTGCCGACGTTGGGCCGCCCAACGATCGCCACCACCGGCGCGGGGCCGGGCTCGTCGAAGTCTGCCGAGTCGGGATCGACTACTTCCCAATCACTTTCGTCGGACCAGGTGCCGTCCTGAGTCATCGCAGTGCCTCGCTTCGCTGCTTGACCAACTCCAGCAGCTGATCTATCACCTGCTGCTCGGTCAGGTCGCTGGTGTCGACGGTCACCGCGTCGGACGCCGGTCGCAGCGGCGACAGCGTGCGGGTGGAATCGAGGTGGTCGCGTCGGCGCACGTCGGCCAGCACGCCGTCGTAGTCGTCGGGCAGGCCGGCGGCGACGTTCTGGTCGTTGCGGCGCCGGGCCCGGGTTTCGGCTGAGGCGGTCAAGAAGATCTTCAGCGGCGCGTCGGGCAATACCACGGTCCCGATGTCGCGGCCCTCGACGACGACATTGCCCGGAGTCTGGGCCATTTCACGCTGCAGCGCGACCAGCCGGGTCCGGACGGCCGCGACCGACGACACCGCCGACACTGCTCCGGTGACCTGGTCGCCGCGAATCTCGGCCGAGACATCCTCTCCGGCAAGGAAATAACGATCTCCGTCGGGGTGGTAGTCGACCGACATCCGCACCGACTGGGCGACCCGCGCGACCGCATCGGCGTCGGCCGGGTCGACGCCGGCACGCAACACGGCCAGTGTCACCATCCGGTACATGCCTCCCGTATCCAGGTAGCGCGCACCCAAAGCCTGCGCCAATCTCTTTGATACCGAGGATTTTCCGGTTCCCGCCGGGCCATCGATCGCCACCGCAACGCCGCTCATCACAAGCCCACCGCTTCATACAGCTGGCCGATCTCGCCCTGACTCAACGCCCTGATATTGCCGGGCCGCTGCTCACCCAGCGACACCCCGCCGATGTCCGTCCGCACCAGCGCCTCCACCGGGAAACCCACCGCCGCCAGCATCCGGCGCACAATGCGATTGCGTCCCTCGTGCAAGGTCAAGCGCACCAACGTCTTTCCTGGAATGGCGTCCACCACCGCGAAATCGTCCACACGCGCCGGGCCGTCCTCCAATTCGACGCCGGCCCGCAGCTGCTTGCCCAGCCCGCGCGGCACCTTGCCGGCGACCGTTGCCAGATACGTCTTGGGAACCTCGTGGGAGGGGTGCATCAGCCGGTGTGCCAGCTCCCCGTCGTTGGTCAGCAGGATCAGGCCCTCGGTGTCGGCGTCCAACCGACCGACGTGAAAGAGCTTCTTGTTGCCCCGCACTCGCCGCTCGATCAGGTCGCCGATGCACGGCCGGCCCCGATCGTCGGACATCGTCGAGTGCATGCCGCGCGGCTTGTTCAGCGCCAGATACACCTGCTCTTCGTCGACGGCGATGCGGGCGCCATCCACCCTTATCACCGAGGCGTCGGGGTCGACTCGGGTGCCCAGCTCCGTCACCACCTGCCCGTCCACCTCGACCCGGCCGTCGATGATCAGCTTCTCGGCAGCCCGGCGCGACGCAATTCCGGCCTGGGACAACACCTTTTGCAGCCGGATCCCTTGGTCTTCGGCCATCAATCCTGGTCCACGTCGAACGACAGCGACTGTTCGGACGTCTGGCCGCCCGACAGTTTGATGAAACGTGGCTCGCTGTCCAGGGATTCGGTCAGGTCCTCGATCGTGTCGACGTCGGGGAGCAAGGGCGCGATGTCGGGCAGATCGGTCAGCGACTCCAGCCCCAACCGCTCCAGGAACATCTCGGTGGTGGCGAAGGTGACGGCTCCGGTGTCCTCGTCGACGCCGGCCTCGGTGATCAGGCCGCGTGCCAGCAGGGTCCGAATCACGGCATCCACGTTGACGCCGCGCACCGCGCTGACCCGCGCGCGGGTGACGGGCTGGCGGTAAGCCACCACGGCCAGGGTCTCCAGCGCGGCCCGGGTGAGTTTGGAGCGTGCGCCGTCCAGCAGCAGCTTCTCCACGTAGGGCGCGAACCGGGCGCGGGTGCACATCCGCCATCCCTCGCCGGTCTTGCGCAAGTCGATGCCGCTGTCGCGCGCGGTGAGTTCCTCGGCCATCAGCTGCAGTTTGGCGGTGATCCGATAGACGGGTTGCCCGGTGGCCGAGCCCAGCGCCTCCTCGGTGACCGGGGTGTCCACCACCAGCAGCAGCGCCTCGAGCACGGACCGAAGCTCGTCGTCGTCCAGCGGCGCCGCCTCGGCGATGTCCGGGATGCCGACTTCGAGATCCAGGTCAGGCAGGTCTTCGGTCACGAGCGCCCCACCTCCTCATCGCTGCGCTCTGCATCGTCACGGCGCGAGTCATTATTCGTCCCGCACTTCGGTGGTCGGACGCTCCCCGGTCCATGAAATCTGGAGCACACCAAGCGGCTCCGACTGGTCGAATGCTACCGCCCGTGAACGATACAGCTCGAGCAGCGCCAGGAAGCGTCCCACGACCTCCATCGGTATCTCGCAATCGGCGACCAGCTCGGAAAACGTGGCCCATTGACCGGTGCCCCGCGCTTCGAGCATCGACAGCAATTTCTGGGCCTGCTCGGGCACCGAGACCTTGAGTTCGTGCAGGTGACCGATGGCCACAGTCGGCACCGGCCGCGGACTGAACGCCACCGCGGCGATCTCGGCAAAGCGTGTGGCATCGACACCGATCATCACTTCGGGAAGCAGCTCGGTGAACCGGTTCTCCAGCGACACCGAGCGCGGATAGCTGCGCAGCGCGGTGGCTTCCAGCTCGGCGAACATCTCCGCCACGTGCTTGAACGCGCGGTACTGCAGCAGCCGGGCGAACAGCAGGTCGCGCACCTCGAGCAGCGCGAGGTCTTCCTCGTCGTCGATCTGTCCAGCCGGCAGCAGCCGCGCCGCCTTGAGATCCAGCAAGGTCGCCGCGACCACGAGGAACGCGGTGGTCTCCTCCAGATCCAGCTGGGCGCCGATCTCGCGGGTGTAGGCGATGAAGTCGTCGGTGACCTGATGCAGCGCCACCTCGGTCACGTCGAGACGATGCGCAAAGATCAGCTGCAGCAGCAGATCGAACGGCCCCTCGAAGTTGGTGAGTCGGACTTGGAAACCAGCCGCGGAGCCGTTGTGCGGTGGCGCCTCACCATTGACTGTGTCGTTCACGCGCCAAATCGGTCGATGAACTCGCGGGCCAAGGCGCGATAGGCGATGGCGCCGGTCGACTTTGGCGCCCAGGTGGTGATGGGTTCGCCCGCCACGCTGGTCTCCGGGAAGCGCACGGTTCGGGTGATCACGGTGTCGAACACTAGATCACCGAAGCGCTCGACGACACGGGCCATCACCTCGCGGGCGTTGACGGTGCGCGGGTCGTAGCGGGTCAGCAGGATGCCGCTGATCTCGAGCTTCGGGTTGAGCCGGTCGCGCACCTTGTCGACGGTATCGGTGAGCAGTGCCAGGCCGCGCAGCGAGAAGAACTCGCACTCGGTCGGGATGACCACGCCGTCGGAGCAGGCCAGCCCGTTGACGGTGAGCAAGCCCAGCGACGGCTGGCAGTCGATCAGGACGTAGTCGTAGCGGTCCAGCACCGGGTGCAGCGCCCGGCCCAGCGTCTGCTCCCGGCCCACCTCGTTGACCAGCTGGATCTCGGCGGCCGACAGGTCGATGTTGCTGGGCACCAGGTCCAGATTGCGGACCCGGGTGGACATCAAGACGTCGCCGATCGACACCCGCGGCTCAACCAGCACGTTGTGGATGGTCTTTTCCAGCTCGTAGTGCGGGACGCCGAGGCCCGCGGACAACGCGCCCTGCGGATCCATGTCCACCAGCAGCACTCGCCGGCCGTACTCGGCGAGCGCGGCGCCCAGGTTGATCGTCGACGTGGTTTTCCCGACGCCACCCTTCTGGTTGCACATCGCAATCACCTTGGCCGGACCGTGCGACGTGCGTGGCTGCGGTTCCGGGATTGCCCGCGGCGGACGCCCCGTCAAGCCGATCTCGACGGCGCCGTCCGGGTGCTCGGTCGTCATGCCCGGGGTGTTGCGGAGGTGAACATCGCTGCAAAGTCTAACGGCTCAGCGCACCTACACCCGGCGACCCGCAGGCAATCCCACCAGCGAATACATCGGATTTTCGGCGCAGGCGAGCAGACCGTTACCTTGGGTAACACCCGCCCCAGGAGTATCAATCAAGCAGGGCTCTCGGCGACCTTTCTGGTTGTCGTCCCCAAGCGGTCGATCTGACGCATGTCCGAGCACCCGGGGATGGCCGAGACCAGGACATCGGCAACGAGACCAGTTTCGTCGAGATCTGACTCTCGCCTCGGCGCGCATCTCGACCGATCCCGCGCTGGATGTGACATGCTTTTCGGATGCAAGAGCGGCGGCCCAGTAGAGGCTAATGGCCCTAGGCTCGGGCGTGGGCCCACCAAACGATTCCGAGCAGCTCGACCCCAGGCTGCTGCGGATCGCTGGGGTCTGTGTCCTGGGCTCGATGATGGCGATCATCGACACGACCGTCGTCACGGTCGCACAACGCACGCTCGTCGCCGCCTTCCAATCCACCCAAGCCGTCATCGCGTGGACAATGACCGGCTACACGCTGGCCCTGGCCACCGTGATCCCGCTGGCCGGCTGGGCCGCCAACCGGTTCGGCACTAAACGCCTCTTCATGGGCTCGATCGCAGCCTTTACATTCGGGTCACTGCTGTGTGCGATGGCACCAAATATCCACCTGCTCATCATATTTCGAGTTTTACAAGGCCTGGGTGGCGGCATGCTGATGCCGTTGGTCTTAACTATCTTGACCCGTGAAGCCGGTCCCAGGCGGCTCGGCCGCGTCATGGCCATACTCGGTATCCCGATGTTGCTCGGCCCGATCTTTGGGCCGGTGTTGGGCGGCTGGCTCATCGACAGCTACAGCTGGCCGTGGATCTTCTGGATCAACCTGCCGATCGGTGCCATCGGATTCGTCTTGGCGGGGATCGTCTTTCCCAGAGATCACCCGTCGCCGTCGGAAGCCTTCGATGTCGTCGGCGTGTTCCTGCTGTCGTCGGGCCTGGCACTGTTCCTCTACGGAATGTCGGTAAGCCCGACCCGCGGCACGCTTGCCGATCGTCACATTTTGATCCCAGCCGCCGTCGGTCTGGCATTAATAGCCGGTTTCGTCTTTTATGCCCTTTACCGAACCGATCACCCGGTGATCGATTTGCGCCTCCTTAACAATCGTTCCGTCTCCCTCGCCAACGCTACGATGTTTTTGTTTGCCGCTTCATTTTTCGGCGCCGGGTTACTCTTCCCTAGCTACTTTCAGGAACTGCTGCACCAAACCCCTTTGCAGGCCGGAATGAGCATGGTCCCCCGCGGAATTGCTGCGATGGTGACAATGCCACTGGCCGGTTCTATCATGGATAGACGCGGACCGGGCACGATCGTTTTGGTCGGCATAACGCTAATCACTTTAGGCATGGGCGTTTTCGCCTACGGAGTCGCCAAGCACGCCAATTATTCACCGACTCTGGTTATCGGCCTGACGATCATGGGGTTGGGCATGGGCGCCACGATGATGCCGTTGTCCGCGGCCGCAGTACGGAGCCTGGCTCCGCAACAAATCGCGCGGGGTGCCACGTTGGTCAACGTGAACCAGCAGGTGGCCGCGTCGGTGGGAACCGCACTGATGTCGGTGGTCTTGACCAGCCAGTTCAATCGAAGTGAAAATATTGCTGCCTCCCGCAAACTCACTGCGCTACAAGAGGATTCTAGGCGACGCGCAGTGCCGATTGATCCTACGAAACTGCCGCCCCGAGCACTCAGTCCCGATTTCGCCGGGAATCTGCTCCGCGACCTGTCACAGGCCTACGCCGTAGTGTTCGCGCTGGCGGTCATCCTGGTGGCGTTGACGCTGATCCCCGCGGCGCTGCTGCCCAAGAAGCCGACAGCACCGTCTGGCTAGTGCTCGAATACCAAGGGGAGCGGCTTCACCGCCCGCACCATGCCACCCGGATACCCTGCCGACGCACCCGGTTTAATCCGATATTCACCAACCCTGCGGTGGAATTCGTCGAGGGCACAGCGCATTTCGAGCCGGGCAAGATGCGACCCCAAACAGCGGTGCGCGCCACTTCCAAATGCGATGTGCCGGCATTGTTTTCGATCCAACCTAAGATTCATGGGGTCCGGACACGTGTCGGCGTCGAGATTTGCCGCCGCCCAGAGGACTTGCACATAATCGCCGGCCTTGAGCTGGTAGCTCGATGGCAACGTCATGTCCTCGGTGGCCAGTCGCAGCCCCCATTGCACCGGGCTCTCCCACCGCAACAATTCTTCAACCGCGGAGTCCACCAAGGAGGGGTCCTCGCGCACCTGTCGTTGCGCGTCCGGGTGGCAGGCAAACCAGCCGAACATGCTGGACAGCGCACCGACGACGGTGTCCAAACCGGCGATCACTAGGAGTAAGAAGATGTTTAGCAGCTCTTCCCAGGTGAGCCGTTCGCCGTCGATTTCGGTGTGCAACAGCCCGGTCAGCAGGCCCGGGTGTTGGTCTGGTTGCTGCTCCCGCACGTCCAACTGCTCGCCCAAATAACCAAACATCCTCTGCAACGCCGCCATTCGCCGTTTGGCGTTGGCTTCCGGGGTGTCCTCGTTGGCACGCAAAATGTCTTCCTTGAACTGGATGAAAAACTGTCGGTCTTGCTGAGGCAACCCGAGCAGATCCACGAAGATGATGGACGGCAACGGCTCACAGAAGGAGCTGAACAATTCGACTTCATCGGCGTCGACGAAGTTATCGATGAGCGAGTTCGCCAGCCGGCGCACCACTGGCTCCAGGTTGGCGATCTGTGAGGTTTTGGCTTTGGGAGCGAACAGCGGGTCAAGCAGCCGGCGATACTTGGTGTGCTCGGCACCATCGATGTCGAGTGGAATCAGCCGCCGGCCGGCTGCCATCGGCATGCCGGCGTCGCCATTGCCCAGAACAGCGGGGTGCTGGGTGATGAAGACGATGTCCTCTCGCCGCGAGATGACCAAAGGGGAATCGTCGCCGCGATCGAGGATCGGGCACGCGTCGAGATATTTCGCAAAGATCTCGTGCTGCGGATCCTCGATTGCCGACTCACGCATCAGCGGATCACCGGGAGCGCTGTAGCGATTCCGCATGGTGTGAGCCCTAACTCCGCCGTCCATGGGCGGCCAAGACAAGCGAGCGAATCTCGGTCGCCGACACGGGCGATCGCGAGTCGGCCAGCAGGTCGGCGTCCGACGTGATCACGATGGGTGTATCGGCCGCCGAGTCGGGCAGCCGCCCGAGTGTCCCGCCGACGCCCGCGCCGTTGAGAGCAATCACCCCCATCGTGTACCGCAGCCCCACGGCTTTCTTCACCAACGCCGCGGCGGCCTTGGCTTTGACAGCTCGATCGTCAGGGTTCATCAGTAATTCGGCAGGGTCATAGCCGGGCTTACGGTGGATGTCCACGCACGGCGCGAACTCCGGAGCCCGATCGTCATCGAGCCAGCAGTAGTAGGTGAACCAAGCCCCCCGGTTCGGCGATGGACACCAATTCACCCGATCGAGGATGATCGATCGCCAATCTCTGCTGCTGAGTCCGGTCAAGCACCTGATCGACGCCGTCAAGATCATTGACCAAGCTGGCGACCCGACTCAAGTCGGCGTCGTCGCGGACATAGATATGCGCTACCTGATGGTCGGCGACCGCGAAAGCGCGAGATTGCCCCGGGTCCAGGTATTCCCGGCCTTGTTGGGTGTACACCGATAGGTAGCCCTGGCGACGCAGCTCACGGTTGATGTTGACCGGACGATGTGCCCCGGCGATCCCGTACTCCGAGACAGCGATGACGGTGACGCCGTCTTGGGCCGCGGCGTCGAGCAGCGGCCCCAGAGCGTGGTCGACGTCCCTCGCGGCGCTGATCGACTGCGGTGCCTGGGGCCGTAACGCTGAAAGTCGTAGTCCAGGTGTGGGATATAAGCGGTGAGCAAGGTTGGTGAGTACCGTCGCAGAATGTCGATCGACGCGTCGATGAGCCAGCATGACGACGTGAGGTTGGCCGTCGGCCCCCAGTACTGGAACAGCGGGAAGGTGCCCAGCTTCGCGGTCAAGGTGTCATGCAGATCCGGCGGAACGACGTAGCAGTCGGGCGATTTGCGCCCGTCTTGGTGGTAGACCGGCCTGGGCGTGACGATCACATCGTTCGTCGCATTCATCGCGTACCACCACCCGACGTTGGCCGACGTATAGCCGTCGAATCGGCCAGCCGCCGTCTCCCACACCTTCTCCCCCGCCACCAGCTTGTTACTTTGCCTCCACAGCAGCACTTCCCCGAGATCGCGGAAATACCAACCGTTTCCGACGATGCCGTGCTGATTCGGCATCAGGCCGGTCAGCATGGACGATTGCACCGAACACGTGACCGCCGGGAAGACCGGCGCCAGCGGGGCACTAGCGCCACGCGCTGCCAAGCCCGAAAGGTTCGGCATGTGCGCTAACAGCGGCTGTGTCAGTCCGACGACGTCGAGGAGCAGAACCCGTTGTGTCATGCTGGTCCCCGAGCACAGACAACATCGTTGAGCCAACGAATCTCGCTGGCAATATTTTCAGCCAGACTTGTCGTGCGCAGCGACGGCGGAAGGACATTCCACGTGTACGTCTCGATCTCGATATCAACCTGGTCCGGTAGTGCGCCATCGCGCCAGAGCGTAATCACTTCGCCGAGAACGGGTGCGGTGTTGTTCAACGGAGGGGGCGGAGGCGCGTGCAGCGGCACGTGATAGTGGATGCGTGCGCTGCCCGACCTCGGCATCGATGCATCGGCTAGAGAGAGGTCGTCACGAAACCACGGCTGCCCGTGCGCGTCGACTCCATTGATTTGGTGAAGATAGGGCGAGTCCACGAAGTCGCTCAGCGCCTCGACGACGCCGTCGGCGGCAAAGTCGTCGACCTGAATGGCGTTGGAAGCCTGGATCTTTACCACCTCGATTCCCACCTCGGCCAATCCGGCCAGAATCTCGACTGGATTCTCGTGCATCACCGCCAGATGACAGGTATCCAGGCAGAGGCCGAGATAGCGCGGGTCTACTGCGCCGGCTTCAATCGCCCGGGCAAACCAACCGATCGCGTCACCGCAGGAACCGATAACGCAGCCCGGCTCCGGTTCAATCGCCAATCTGATCCAGCGTCCGGATTCGTCTTCGATGCGGCGAAGGCACTCGCCGAGACTGGACAAGTTGTGACGAGCCTGGATCTCCGCCTCGTCGTCCCAGGGATCGGCCCAGCCCAACGGCAACGTTGAAATGCTGCCGTGTGCTGTATCGGTCAACA
This window encodes:
- the eboE gene encoding metabolite traffic protein EboE — encoded protein: MLSYCSNVVAADTLIALERQIFSVFAPARERAGLERLGIGLWLPARTMAQLGRDRRARSRLAAMPADNGLTVVTMNAFPYGGFHGDTVKYAVYQPDWTTSKRLDYTRGSAQVLAELLTDTAHGSISTLPLGWADPWDDEAEIQARHNLSSLGECLRRIEDESGRWIRLAIEPEPGCVIGSCGDAIGWFARAIEAGAVDPRYLGLCLDTCHLAVMHENPVEILAGLAEVGIEVVKIQASNAIQVDDFAADGVVEALSDFVDSPYLHQINGVDAHGQPWFRDDLSLADASMPRSGSARIHYHVPLHAPPPPPLNNTAPVLGEVITLWRDGALPDQVDIEIETYTWNVLPPSLRTTSLAENIASEIRWLNDVVCARGPA
- a CDS encoding cytochrome P450; protein product: MRNRYSAPGDPLMRESAIEDPQHEIFAKYLDACPILDRGDDSPLVISRREDIVFITQHPAVLGNGDAGMPMAAGRRLIPLDIDGAEHTKYRRLLDPLFAPKAKTSQIANLEPVVRRLANSLIDNFVDADEVELFSSFCEPLPSIIFVDLLGLPQQDRQFFIQFKEDILRANEDTPEANAKRRMAALQRMFGYLGEQLDVREQQPDQHPGLLTGLLHTEIDGERLTWEELLNIFLLLVIAGLDTVVGALSSMFGWFACHPDAQRQVREDPSLVDSAVEELLRWESPVQWGLRLATEDMTLPSSYQLKAGDYVQVLWAAANLDADTCPDPMNLRLDRKQCRHIAFGSGAHRCLGSHLARLEMRCALDEFHRRVGEYRIKPGASAGYPGGMVRAVKPLPLVFEH